The Pseudomonas baetica genome includes a region encoding these proteins:
- a CDS encoding dienelactone hydrolase family protein, whose product MSQVTVRSVVYQIDGQPYEGRLAFDAEHKGARPGLLMAPNWMGVSAGAEEIAKSVAAKGYVVLIADVYGQAVRPQNADQAGAAMMPLKDDRALLRKRMQAAFEQLQKQGEAAVDLSKLAVFGFCFGGCCALDLARTGAPVKAAVSFHGTLDSPNPADANNIKGSVLMLHGASDPLVPKEQLPAFEAEMNAANVDWQLLSYGGAVHSFTDPHANVPGKMMYDAKTAARAFKSMHDLLDEVFKA is encoded by the coding sequence ATGAGCCAAGTCACTGTACGTTCCGTGGTCTATCAGATTGACGGCCAGCCTTATGAAGGTCGTCTGGCGTTCGATGCAGAGCATAAGGGCGCGCGTCCGGGTTTGTTGATGGCGCCGAACTGGATGGGTGTCAGCGCCGGTGCCGAAGAGATCGCCAAGTCGGTCGCGGCCAAGGGCTACGTGGTGTTGATTGCGGATGTCTACGGTCAGGCGGTGCGTCCGCAAAACGCTGATCAGGCCGGTGCGGCGATGATGCCGCTCAAGGATGACCGCGCACTATTGCGCAAGCGTATGCAGGCAGCGTTCGAGCAGCTGCAGAAGCAGGGCGAAGCGGCGGTCGATCTCTCGAAGCTGGCAGTGTTCGGTTTCTGCTTCGGCGGTTGCTGTGCCCTGGACCTGGCGCGTACCGGTGCGCCGGTGAAGGCGGCGGTGTCGTTCCACGGCACGCTGGATTCGCCGAACCCGGCGGATGCCAACAACATCAAAGGCTCGGTGCTGATGCTGCACGGCGCGTCCGACCCGTTGGTGCCGAAGGAGCAACTGCCGGCCTTCGAAGCTGAGATGAACGCGGCGAACGTGGATTGGCAATTGCTCAGCTATGGCGGTGCGGTGCACTCGTTTACCGATCCGCACGCCAATGTGCCGGGCAAGATGATGTACGACGCGAAGACTGCTGCGCGGGCGTTCAAGTCGATGCATGACTTGCTGGATGAAGTGTTCAAAGCCTGA
- a CDS encoding pirin family protein, which produces MDTQPLIIRPRAEDVEGQPILRPLPSAKCRSVGPFVFFDHMLETVYPTGKGMNIRQHPHIGLSTLTYLFEGQIQHKDSLGSDQVVSAGDVSWMTAGSAIAHVERTPAPLWDQSFTMHGLQIWLASPKDHEQGPGHYSHHPAATLPVSDNLGVQIRMIAGSGFCLESPVPVLSPTLYAEVKMQTATTLLIPTEHEERAVYVLSGDAQLNGEAIEPHALVVLPAGEEMSLFAESDVHAVVFGGAPLDGPRRINWNFVASDPAAIDEARRKWAAGDWPTVPGEVERIELP; this is translated from the coding sequence ATGGATACGCAACCACTGATCATCCGCCCGCGCGCCGAAGACGTCGAAGGCCAGCCGATCCTGCGCCCACTGCCATCAGCCAAATGCCGCAGTGTCGGGCCTTTCGTGTTTTTTGATCACATGCTCGAGACGGTTTATCCGACGGGCAAAGGCATGAACATCCGACAGCATCCGCACATTGGCCTGTCGACCCTCACCTATTTGTTTGAAGGCCAGATTCAGCACAAGGACAGCCTCGGCTCTGATCAGGTGGTCAGCGCCGGCGATGTCAGCTGGATGACCGCCGGCAGCGCGATTGCTCACGTTGAACGCACGCCGGCGCCGCTGTGGGATCAGAGTTTCACGATGCACGGTTTGCAGATCTGGCTGGCATCTCCCAAGGATCATGAACAAGGCCCGGGGCATTACAGCCATCACCCGGCAGCAACCTTGCCGGTCAGCGATAACCTTGGTGTGCAGATTAGGATGATTGCCGGGTCAGGCTTTTGCCTGGAATCGCCGGTGCCAGTGCTTTCTCCTACGCTGTACGCCGAAGTGAAGATGCAAACGGCGACCACCCTGCTAATTCCGACCGAACATGAAGAGCGGGCGGTTTATGTGTTGAGTGGGGATGCGCAGTTGAATGGCGAGGCGATTGAGCCGCATGCGTTGGTGGTATTGCCTGCCGGGGAAGAGATGAGTCTGTTTGCCGAAAGCGATGTGCACGCCGTGGTATTTGGCGGCGCGCCATTGGATGGGCCACGGCGGATCAACTGGAATTTTGTTGCGAGCGATCCGGCGGCGATTGATGAGGCACGGCGTAAATGGGCGGCCGGGGATTGGCCGACGGTGCCGGGGGAAGTTGAGCGGATTGAATTACCCTGA
- a CDS encoding OsmC family protein, translating to MTVTVNTVSAEGFRHTVQIDDHELFADVPTSAGGEGTAPEPHDYFDAALGACKALTLKMYAKKKDIPLTGVGVEVKRDNSQEQKGKYALHVTLTLKGVLTDAQREELLRVADRCPIHKLMTTSEVSIETHAPQGFDSQ from the coding sequence ATGACCGTTACCGTCAATACCGTCTCCGCTGAAGGTTTTCGTCACACCGTACAAATCGATGACCACGAATTGTTTGCCGACGTGCCGACTTCTGCCGGCGGCGAAGGCACCGCGCCAGAGCCGCACGATTACTTCGACGCGGCGCTCGGTGCGTGCAAGGCCCTGACCCTGAAGATGTACGCGAAGAAAAAAGACATCCCGCTGACCGGCGTGGGTGTCGAAGTCAAGCGCGACAACAGCCAGGAGCAAAAAGGCAAATACGCTCTGCACGTCACCCTGACCCTCAAAGGCGTGCTCACCGACGCCCAGCGCGAAGAACTGCTGCGAGTGGCCGACCGCTGCCCGATCCACAAGCTGATGACCACCAGCGAAGTGAGCATCGAAACCCACGCCCCACAAGGCTTCGACAGCCAATAA
- a CDS encoding amidohydrolase family protein — translation MPTCRRLLVSLYRLSLACLLLCAGTASAREYTYSDAHLHYVDFFQETAGMAKLLTAMKDNAIEHVMISGIPVAKKWHEDEPKRPRYYAGDDADAYWYSATDVIVADAVQKLAPEQRPYFHPFLSGFNPNDKNSAAHIQRMLDLYPGLWQGIGEVFTRHDDLTALTSGDTPRANNEAMTKIYHLAAENDLPVMLHSNITSKREKNPLYLKEIEEPLRNHPHTRFIWAHAGTSAEIHRHQTQLDFLLPTLTRMLEAYPNLFIDLSWSMLTPYLLDEQGQPRPQWLALVEKYPERFMIGSDVVGRFNKLGQEMHSFKPFLDALPEDVARKVAKDNFLAILPRTTLKSGKTTLNR, via the coding sequence ATGCCTACTTGTCGGAGATTACTTGTGTCCCTGTATCGTTTAAGTCTCGCCTGCCTTCTGCTGTGTGCCGGCACCGCCAGTGCCCGCGAATACACCTACAGCGACGCGCACCTGCACTACGTGGATTTTTTCCAGGAAACCGCTGGCATGGCGAAACTGCTGACGGCCATGAAAGACAATGCCATCGAGCACGTGATGATTTCCGGCATTCCCGTGGCAAAGAAGTGGCACGAAGACGAGCCCAAGCGCCCGCGTTATTACGCCGGCGATGACGCCGACGCCTATTGGTACAGCGCCACCGATGTGATCGTTGCCGATGCGGTGCAAAAACTGGCACCCGAGCAGCGGCCGTACTTTCATCCGTTTCTGTCGGGTTTCAATCCCAACGACAAAAACTCTGCCGCACACATTCAACGCATGCTCGATCTGTATCCGGGGCTGTGGCAGGGCATTGGCGAAGTGTTTACCCGACATGATGACTTGACCGCACTGACTTCCGGTGACACGCCGCGCGCCAATAACGAGGCGATGACCAAGATCTATCACTTGGCTGCGGAAAATGATCTGCCGGTGATGCTGCATTCCAACATCACCTCAAAGCGTGAGAAAAATCCGCTGTACCTGAAGGAAATCGAAGAACCGCTGCGTAATCACCCGCACACACGGTTCATCTGGGCTCACGCGGGTACCAGTGCGGAAATCCATCGGCATCAGACGCAGCTGGACTTCCTCCTGCCGACCCTCACGCGGATGCTCGAGGCGTATCCGAATCTGTTTATCGACTTGTCGTGGAGCATGCTCACGCCTTATCTGCTGGACGAGCAGGGCCAGCCGCGCCCGCAATGGCTGGCGCTGGTAGAGAAATACCCGGAGCGCTTCATGATTGGCTCGGACGTCGTCGGGCGATTCAACAAGCTCGGTCAGGAAATGCACAGCTTCAAACCGTTTTTGGACGCTTTGCCGGAAGACGTCGCGCGGAAAGTAGCGAAAGACAACTTTCTGGCGATCTTGCCGCGAACTACGCTCAAGTCCGGCAAAACCACGCTGAATCGTTAA
- a CDS encoding methyl-accepting chemotaxis protein, translating into MSIRSLNIAPRAGLGFGLLALMVFALGAFALLQMLNMRAQSDEVDNNWLPSVMAVGEMSQDMLRLRALTMRLLLNRDPQALQQNVAKLDELRGVLSEAQQRYDVLIVLPEERKLFDRFKVIEHQYLEYQAQVMQLSAQDRVEEAATILNGQMSPLADEIAVILRDLVELNKHNANLSTEAARLVFINSRVWVGIMIGVTALITIGLALLLTRSIVLPLAQSLGVAQVVAGGDLTGDINISGKDEPARLLQALKSMQHNLRDTIRQISESSSQLASASEELSCVTEDATRGLHQQSLEIEQAATAVNQMTAAVEEVASNAVATSEASRESDRIAQHGRQQVQQTVTSIESLAEDVTANAVQVEDLAQKVHGISKVLDVIRSIAEQTNLLALNAAIEAARAGDAGRGFAVVADEVRALAHRTQQSTQEIEQMIGGIQQGTDSAVSSMQQSNVRARSTLELAKAAGTALEEIASAFTLINERNLVIASASEEQAAVAREVDRNLMNIRDLAMQTSAGANQTSAASQELSRLAVDLNSMVARFSV; encoded by the coding sequence ATGAGTATCCGTAGTCTCAATATTGCCCCGCGCGCGGGCCTCGGTTTTGGCCTGTTGGCCCTGATGGTGTTTGCACTTGGGGCGTTCGCCCTGCTGCAAATGTTGAACATGCGTGCCCAGTCCGACGAGGTCGACAATAATTGGCTGCCGAGCGTGATGGCGGTCGGTGAGATGAGTCAGGACATGCTGCGCCTGCGGGCGTTGACCATGCGCCTGTTGCTCAATCGCGATCCGCAGGCGCTGCAACAGAACGTGGCCAAGCTCGACGAGCTGCGCGGGGTGTTGAGCGAAGCGCAGCAGCGCTATGACGTGCTGATCGTCCTGCCTGAGGAGCGCAAGTTATTTGATCGCTTCAAAGTCATCGAGCATCAATATCTGGAGTACCAGGCGCAAGTCATGCAATTGTCTGCTCAGGATCGGGTAGAGGAGGCGGCGACGATTCTCAATGGTCAGATGAGTCCGCTGGCCGATGAAATTGCGGTGATTCTGCGTGATCTGGTCGAGTTGAATAAACACAACGCCAACCTTTCCACCGAGGCGGCGCGGCTGGTGTTCATCAATTCGCGAGTGTGGGTGGGGATCATGATCGGTGTCACTGCACTGATCACCATTGGCCTGGCGCTGCTGCTGACCCGCAGCATCGTGCTGCCGCTGGCGCAGTCGCTTGGCGTGGCGCAAGTGGTGGCCGGTGGCGATCTGACTGGCGATATAAACATTTCCGGCAAGGACGAACCGGCGCGGCTGCTGCAGGCGCTGAAAAGCATGCAGCACAATCTGCGCGACACGATTCGACAGATCTCCGAGTCTTCCAGCCAATTGGCTTCAGCTTCGGAAGAGCTGAGCTGCGTCACGGAAGACGCCACTCGCGGGCTGCATCAGCAGAGCCTGGAGATCGAGCAGGCGGCGACGGCGGTGAATCAGATGACCGCTGCAGTGGAGGAGGTGGCCAGCAATGCGGTGGCGACCTCCGAAGCCTCGCGCGAATCCGATCGCATCGCCCAGCATGGTCGTCAGCAGGTGCAGCAGACCGTGACGTCAATCGAGTCTCTGGCCGAGGACGTTACGGCCAATGCAGTGCAAGTCGAAGACCTGGCGCAGAAGGTTCACGGCATCAGCAAAGTGTTGGACGTGATTCGCTCGATTGCCGAGCAAACCAATCTTCTTGCGTTGAACGCTGCCATTGAGGCCGCGCGGGCCGGTGATGCCGGGCGCGGGTTTGCCGTCGTGGCTGATGAGGTGCGGGCACTGGCGCATCGTACTCAACAGTCGACTCAGGAAATCGAGCAAATGATCGGCGGCATTCAGCAGGGCACGGATTCGGCGGTCAGTTCGATGCAGCAGAGCAATGTCCGGGCGCGCTCGACACTGGAGTTGGCCAAGGCGGCGGGGACGGCGCTGGAGGAAATCGCCTCGGCGTTCACCTTGATCAACGAGCGCAATCTGGTGATCGCCAGCGCTTCGGAAGAGCAGGCGGCGGTGGCGCGTGAGGTGGATCGAAATTTGATGAACATTCGCGATCTGGCGATGCAGACGTCGGCGGGGGCCAATCAGACCAGTGCGGCGAGCCAGGAGTTGTCGCGGTTGGCGGTGGATTTGAACAGCATGGTGGCCAGGTTCTCGGTCTGA
- a CDS encoding IS4 family transposase — protein sequence MSVQQDLLDLGDLFNFCDLSTFTQNIPIEWVASALDLSSQATIRRRRLPADQVLWLVLGMALFRDEPVHEVARRLNICAQGLASDHLLARSGVTEARKRLGADPVEWLFRKTGTQWGAQRYPDDAWQDLQVFAVDGALLRTPDTPELRDHFGSGNTSTDRQTPFPMLRLVALMNVRSHLILDAQLSPYRRSEMRLADEFLQQIPDHSVTLFDKGFWSADLMLSLSGDGSHRHWLIPAKKGLVCEEVARYNQHDRLVRMKVSPQARKRNPTLPTHWEAREVSYEIQGKVKTVMTSLPAKIYSTKSVAKLYQERWEIELGFRDIKSSMQQNAMTLRSKKVDLIYQEVWGLLLAYNVIRREASQAAVAFGRAPSDIRFKPACQYIAVQLIVMAAANPVSATGRRLAELRKGVGGLFLDHRPRPSRPRTVKISKTRFPVDRKAAPLK from the coding sequence ATGTCTGTTCAACAGGACTTGCTCGACCTCGGCGATCTTTTCAACTTCTGTGACTTGAGCACATTCACTCAAAATATTCCCATCGAGTGGGTCGCGTCTGCGCTGGATCTGTCCAGCCAGGCCACCATTCGCCGACGGCGATTGCCCGCCGACCAAGTGCTCTGGCTGGTGCTCGGCATGGCATTGTTTCGCGACGAGCCCGTTCATGAGGTCGCCCGACGTTTGAACATCTGCGCCCAAGGTCTGGCTTCTGACCATCTGTTGGCCCGTAGCGGTGTGACCGAGGCCCGCAAGCGGCTGGGGGCCGACCCGGTTGAGTGGTTGTTTCGCAAAACGGGTACTCAATGGGGCGCGCAGCGCTATCCCGATGATGCCTGGCAGGATCTGCAAGTATTTGCAGTCGATGGTGCGCTTCTGCGCACGCCGGATACACCGGAGTTGCGAGACCATTTCGGTTCTGGAAACACCTCGACCGACCGCCAGACTCCCTTTCCCATGCTGCGCCTGGTGGCGCTGATGAATGTGCGTTCACACCTGATCCTGGATGCACAGCTTAGCCCTTACCGACGCAGCGAAATGCGTCTGGCCGATGAGTTTTTGCAGCAGATCCCCGACCACTCCGTGACGTTGTTCGATAAAGGGTTCTGGAGCGCCGATCTCATGCTCAGCCTGAGCGGCGACGGCAGTCACCGTCATTGGCTGATTCCGGCAAAAAAGGGATTGGTTTGCGAGGAGGTAGCCCGTTACAACCAGCATGATCGTTTGGTGCGTATGAAAGTGTCGCCGCAAGCCAGAAAGCGAAATCCGACTCTTCCTACACACTGGGAGGCGCGTGAAGTCAGTTATGAAATTCAAGGCAAAGTAAAAACAGTCATGACGTCGTTGCCGGCCAAGATCTACAGCACCAAGTCTGTTGCCAAGCTTTATCAGGAGCGCTGGGAAATCGAATTGGGCTTCAGGGATATCAAAAGCTCAATGCAGCAAAACGCAATGACCTTGCGCAGCAAAAAGGTCGATCTGATCTACCAGGAAGTGTGGGGGTTGCTGCTGGCTTACAACGTGATTCGTCGGGAGGCAAGTCAGGCAGCAGTCGCGTTTGGTCGAGCGCCGTCGGACATCCGTTTCAAGCCGGCTTGCCAGTACATCGCCGTGCAATTGATCGTAATGGCAGCGGCCAATCCTGTTTCAGCGACGGGTAGACGGTTGGCGGAACTTAGAAAAGGCGTTGGCGGGCTGTTTCTGGATCACCGCCCAAGGCCTTCGAGGCCAAGGACGGTGAAGATTTCAAAAACCCGGTTTCCGGTGGATCGCAAGGCTGCTCCGCTTAAGTGA
- a CDS encoding DUF3108 domain-containing protein produces the protein MRRALLFACALLTLPFAQAADLQPFSASYTADWKQLPMSGTAERSLTKGANGVWTLSFKASMMIASLSEQSTLTLDKDTLLPQSYHFERGGLGKAKKADLDFDWNSKMVTGTDRGDAVKIPLNRGMVDKSTYQLALQHDVAAGKKTMSYQVVDDGEVDTYDFRVLGSEKVETKAGKIDAIKVERVRDPTQSKRITVLWFAKDWDYLLVRLQQVETDGKEYNIMLQDGTVNGKTVKGS, from the coding sequence ATGCGTCGCGCCCTGCTCTTTGCTTGCGCACTGCTCACCCTGCCATTCGCGCAGGCGGCAGACCTTCAACCGTTCTCCGCCAGCTACACCGCCGACTGGAAGCAGTTGCCCATGAGCGGCACCGCCGAACGCAGCCTGACAAAAGGTGCCAACGGCGTCTGGACGCTCAGCTTCAAGGCCTCGATGATGATCGCCAGCCTGAGCGAACAAAGCACCCTGACCCTGGACAAGGACACCTTGCTGCCGCAGTCCTACCACTTTGAACGTGGCGGTCTGGGCAAGGCCAAGAAGGCTGATCTGGATTTCGACTGGAACAGCAAAATGGTCACCGGCACTGACCGTGGCGACGCGGTGAAAATCCCGCTGAACCGTGGCATGGTCGACAAGTCGACTTATCAGTTGGCGCTGCAGCATGACGTCGCCGCTGGCAAGAAGACCATGAGCTACCAAGTGGTCGATGACGGCGAAGTCGATACCTATGACTTCCGCGTACTGGGTTCGGAGAAAGTCGAAACCAAAGCCGGCAAGATCGATGCGATCAAGGTCGAGCGCGTGCGCGACCCGACACAAAGCAAGCGCATCACCGTCCTTTGGTTCGCCAAGGACTGGGATTACCTGCTGGTTCGCCTGCAACAGGTTGAAACCGACGGCAAGGAGTACAACATCATGCTCCAGGACGGCACGGTCAACGGCAAGACTGTCAAAGGCAGCTGA
- the purN gene encoding phosphoribosylglycinamide formyltransferase codes for MSATCDVVVLLSGTGSNLQALIDSTRTGDSPVRIAAVISNRADAYGLQRASDAGIATRSLDHKAFEGREAFDAALIELIDEFNPKLVVLAGFMRILSADFVRHYQGRLLNIHPSLLPKYKGLHTHQRALEAGDTEHGCSVHFVTEELDGGPLVVQAVLPVELHDTPQTLAQRVHVQEHLIYPMAVRWFAEGRLALGEQGALLDGQLLAASGHLIRH; via the coding sequence ATGTCCGCAACCTGTGATGTCGTGGTGCTGTTGTCCGGCACCGGCAGTAACTTGCAGGCCCTGATCGACAGCACGCGGACCGGCGACAGCCCGGTCCGCATCGCTGCGGTGATTTCCAACCGCGCCGACGCCTACGGCCTGCAACGCGCCAGTGACGCGGGTATCGCCACCCGCTCGCTGGATCATAAGGCCTTCGAAGGTCGCGAGGCCTTCGATGCCGCCCTGATCGAACTGATCGACGAATTCAATCCAAAACTCGTGGTACTGGCCGGTTTCATGCGCATTCTCAGCGCTGACTTCGTTCGCCACTATCAAGGGCGCCTGCTCAACATCCACCCGTCGCTGCTACCCAAATACAAAGGGTTACACACTCATCAGCGCGCGCTGGAGGCCGGCGACACGGAACACGGCTGCTCCGTGCACTTCGTCACGGAGGAACTCGATGGCGGACCACTGGTCGTACAGGCAGTATTACCGGTAGAGTTGCACGACACGCCGCAGACTCTCGCGCAGCGAGTGCATGTTCAGGAACACCTGATCTACCCGATGGCTGTACGCTGGTTTGCCGAAGGCAGACTGGCACTCGGGGAGCAAGGTGCTTTACTGGACGGCCAGTTACTCGCGGCCAGCGGCCACTTGATTCGACACTAG
- the purM gene encoding phosphoribosylformylglycinamidine cyclo-ligase, with protein sequence MSKQPSLSYKDAGVDIDAGEALVERIKSVAKRTARPEVMGGLGGFGALCEIPAGYKQPVLVSGTDGVGTKLRLALNLNKHDSIGIDLVAMCVNDLVVCGAEPLFFLDYYATGKLNVETATQVVTGIGAGCELSGCSLVGGETAEMPGMYEGEDYDLAGFCVGVVEKSEIIDGSKVATGDALIALPSSGPHSNGYSLIRKIIEVSGADIENTQLDGKPLTDLLMAPTRIYVKPLLKLIKDTGAVKAMAHITGGGLLDNIPRVLPKGAQAVVDVASWTRPAVFDWLQEKGNVDETEMHRVLNCGVGMVICVAQEHVDITLNTLREAGEQPWVIGQIAVAAEGAAQVELKNLKAH encoded by the coding sequence ATGAGCAAGCAACCCTCCCTGAGCTACAAGGACGCCGGTGTAGACATCGACGCCGGTGAAGCATTGGTCGAACGCATCAAGAGCGTCGCCAAGCGCACTGCGCGCCCGGAAGTCATGGGCGGCCTGGGCGGTTTCGGCGCCCTCTGCGAAATCCCGGCCGGTTACAAACAGCCAGTGCTGGTTTCCGGCACTGACGGCGTCGGCACCAAACTGCGTCTGGCGCTGAACCTGAACAAGCACGACAGCATCGGCATCGACCTGGTCGCCATGTGCGTCAACGATCTGGTGGTGTGCGGCGCCGAGCCACTGTTCTTCCTTGACTACTACGCCACCGGCAAACTCAACGTTGAAACCGCGACTCAGGTCGTAACCGGCATCGGCGCTGGCTGCGAACTGTCCGGCTGCTCGCTGGTCGGCGGCGAAACCGCTGAAATGCCTGGCATGTACGAAGGCGAAGACTACGACCTGGCAGGCTTCTGCGTCGGCGTCGTGGAAAAATCGGAAATCATCGACGGCTCGAAAGTCGCCACCGGTGACGCCCTGATCGCCCTGCCATCGTCCGGCCCGCACTCCAACGGCTACTCGCTGATCCGCAAGATCATCGAAGTCTCCGGCGCCGACATCGAAAACACCCAGCTCGACGGCAAACCGCTGACCGACCTGCTGATGGCCCCGACCCGCATCTATGTGAAGCCACTGCTCAAGCTGATCAAAGACACCGGCGCCGTCAAAGCCATGGCCCACATCACCGGTGGCGGCCTGCTCGACAACATCCCGCGCGTTCTGCCAAAAGGCGCTCAGGCCGTGGTTGACGTGGCCAGCTGGACTCGCCCTGCTGTCTTCGACTGGCTGCAAGAGAAAGGCAACGTTGACGAGACCGAGATGCACCGCGTGCTGAACTGCGGCGTCGGCATGGTCATCTGCGTGGCTCAGGAGCACGTTGATATCACTCTGAACACCCTGCGTGAAGCCGGCGAACAGCCTTGGGTCATCGGTCAGATCGCTGTAGCTGCCGAAGGCGCTGCTCAGGTTGAACTGAAGAACCTTAAGGCTCATTAA
- a CDS encoding DUF2066 domain-containing protein: MRFCKLLVVGCLSVVSLASHAENLKGLYQVRQPVSSQAPQERDRATQAALDTLVLRLTGDPKAPQNPGLAAIRKDPQQIISQFGFDAGPPEVLKVDFDPSSTEQALRRAGLSLWGASRPSILSWWLNDSTEGSSLVGDGQSAAAPLRAAAQHRGLPLRLPLADLSEQLVATAPALEGSDPAPLRGASERYNADALLAVHAREEGGQWQAKWHLWLGDQKEAGSVQGADQAAVADAVMLAVAERLAPRFVAKPGASGQQTLEVQGMNLEHYAALLRLLEPFGVRLQSVDGDRIVYRVNGSADQMRAQLSLAKLQELPAEAPAPVATPQPAVAGTAPVAPPVPTPAAPSLRFRW; this comes from the coding sequence ATGCGTTTTTGTAAATTGTTGGTTGTGGGTTGTTTGTCTGTGGTCAGCCTGGCGAGTCATGCCGAAAACCTCAAAGGCCTTTATCAAGTGCGTCAGCCGGTCAGCAGTCAGGCGCCGCAAGAGCGTGATCGCGCGACCCAGGCTGCGCTGGACACGCTGGTGTTGCGCCTGACCGGTGATCCCAAGGCCCCGCAAAATCCGGGTTTGGCGGCGATTCGCAAGGATCCGCAGCAAATCATCAGTCAGTTCGGTTTTGACGCCGGGCCGCCGGAAGTGCTGAAAGTCGACTTTGATCCGAGCAGCACCGAACAGGCATTGCGCCGCGCCGGTTTGTCACTGTGGGGCGCCAGTCGGCCGTCGATTCTGAGCTGGTGGCTGAACGACTCTACAGAGGGTTCTAGCCTGGTCGGGGATGGCCAGTCCGCCGCCGCTCCGCTGCGTGCAGCCGCTCAGCACCGTGGCTTGCCCCTGCGTTTGCCACTGGCAGATCTGAGTGAACAACTGGTGGCCACGGCGCCTGCGCTGGAAGGCTCCGATCCGGCGCCACTGCGCGGCGCTTCGGAACGCTATAACGCTGACGCCTTGCTGGCGGTGCATGCGCGCGAAGAAGGCGGGCAATGGCAGGCCAAATGGCACTTGTGGCTGGGTGACCAAAAAGAGGCGGGCAGTGTGCAGGGCGCCGATCAGGCCGCCGTGGCTGACGCAGTGATGCTCGCGGTTGCCGAGCGTCTCGCGCCGCGATTCGTCGCCAAGCCTGGCGCTTCGGGGCAGCAGACCCTGGAAGTACAGGGCATGAATCTGGAGCACTACGCGGCGTTGTTGCGGTTGCTCGAACCGTTTGGTGTGCGTCTGCAAAGTGTTGATGGCGATCGCATCGTTTATCGGGTCAATGGTAGTGCCGATCAGATGCGCGCGCAGTTGTCGCTGGCGAAATTGCAGGAGTTGCCGGCAGAAGCGCCGGCCCCGGTGGCTACGCCTCAGCCTGCGGTGGCGGGAACGGCGCCCGTTGCGCCTCCGGTCCCGACACCTGCTGCACCGTCGTTGCGGTTTCGCTGGTAA
- a CDS encoding AI-2E family transporter translates to MADTRRWFWLGGIVLLCAFVWLLHPILTPFLVALLLAYLFDPLVDRLEKLGLSRTWGVIAVFALFTLIVTALMLVLVPMLAKQLLRLYELAPQMLDWLQHTAVPWAQSKLGLSDGFWKFDKVKAAISEHMGQTTDIVGVVLSQATASSLALIGWLANLVLIPVVSFYLLRDWDLMMAKIRSLLPRDREERVVALAGECHEVLGAFVRGQLLVMLALGVIYAAGLMIVGLELGLLIGLIAGLAAIVPYMGFVIGIGAALIAGLFQFGGDLYPMVGIVAVFMVGQALEGMVLTPLLVGDRIGLHPVAVIFAILAGGELFGFTGVLLALPVAAVIMVLVRHVHDLYKDSDIYSGVDEPEL, encoded by the coding sequence ATGGCCGATACGCGGCGTTGGTTCTGGCTCGGTGGGATTGTCCTGCTTTGCGCGTTTGTGTGGTTGCTGCATCCGATCCTCACGCCGTTTCTGGTGGCGCTGCTGTTGGCGTATCTGTTTGATCCGCTGGTGGATCGGTTGGAGAAGCTCGGTTTGTCGCGCACCTGGGGCGTGATCGCGGTGTTTGCCTTGTTCACCCTGATCGTCACGGCGCTGATGCTGGTGCTGGTGCCGATGCTCGCCAAGCAGTTGCTGCGTTTGTACGAGCTGGCACCGCAGATGCTCGACTGGTTGCAGCACACGGCGGTGCCGTGGGCGCAGTCGAAGCTGGGCTTGTCTGACGGTTTCTGGAAGTTCGACAAGGTCAAGGCGGCGATTAGCGAGCACATGGGCCAGACCACCGACATCGTCGGCGTGGTACTGAGTCAGGCGACGGCGTCGAGTCTGGCGCTGATCGGCTGGCTGGCCAATCTGGTGCTGATCCCGGTGGTGAGTTTCTACTTGCTGCGCGATTGGGACTTAATGATGGCCAAGATCCGCAGCCTGTTGCCGCGTGATCGCGAGGAACGTGTGGTGGCGCTGGCCGGTGAGTGCCACGAAGTGTTGGGGGCGTTCGTTCGCGGCCAGTTGTTGGTGATGCTGGCGCTGGGCGTGATTTACGCGGCGGGGCTGATGATCGTCGGGCTGGAGCTGGGGCTGTTGATTGGTCTGATCGCGGGGCTGGCGGCGATCGTGCCGTACATGGGCTTTGTGATCGGCATTGGCGCGGCGCTGATCGCAGGCTTGTTCCAGTTCGGTGGCGATCTGTATCCGATGGTCGGGATCGTTGCAGTGTTCATGGTCGGTCAGGCTTTGGAAGGCATGGTGCTGACGCCGCTGTTGGTGGGTGACCGAATTGGTCTGCACCCGGTGGCTGTGATCTTTGCCATTCTGGCCGGCGGCGAGCTGTTTGGTTTCACCGGCGTGCTGCTGGCGCTGCCTGTGGCGGCGGTGATCATGGTGCTGGTGCGCCACGTACATGATTTGTACAAGGACTCCGACATTTATAGTGGGGTCGATGAGCCCGAGTTGTGA